A segment of the Terribacillus aidingensis genome:
AAGAGGAACGTCCTTTTATTGACCAAATTCTTTCCTGGATGGAACAAGTGGAGCGTCAATACCAGCCCCGGGTGACCGATTTCCTGGATCCCCGGGAACAGCTTATCTTCCGACAGCTGTTAGGCGGTCAGACCGAGCTGCAGTGGGCTTTTTCTGGCGGGACGGAAAAAGCGGAAAGAAAGCGGGGAATTATCGCTCCGCTTTATGACTCGATAACTCCCGAGGACTTTAGTATCGAGCTGCTCGAAGCTGCTTATCCCGATAAGTTTGTCACACTTGAGCACCGAGATGTGATGGGGTCTTTCCTTTCCCTTGGCATCGATCGCAAAAAACTGGGTGATATAAGTGTTAGGGAAGGCATAATCCAGCTTTTCACTACATCAGACATCGCAACATACATACGTGCGAATTTAGTTGAAGTTAAAAGAGCCAAGGTATCGTGGCAATCAGTAGATCCTAAACGGTTCAGACCTGAAGAGGTAGAATGGGTCACGAGCGAAACAACTGTCTCCTCCCTCAGGCTGGATGCTATCGTAAAGGAACTTTATCGTATGTCACGCCAGCAGGCTGCAGAGCGCATCCAGAAAGGGCTTGTCAAAGTCAATTTCAAGACGGTCGAGGATGTCAGCTTTCAATTGGCTGAGGGAGACCTCATATCTCTGCGAGGAATGGGCAGGGGCAAGCTTGCAGAAGTGAAAGGTACAACGAAGAAGGACAAGCAGCGAATCGCATTGGAAAAATTAAAGTAGCCGTAATGGTTAATTTATGCTATCTTTGTCGAATAACAGCTATTATTTAGATTCTTTTACAGGAGGTGGCCGTTGTGCCATTAACACCTTTGGATATTCACAATAAAGAGTTCGCCCGCGGATTCCGCGGTTATGATGAAGATGATGTAAACGACTTCCTAGACAGGGTGATCAAGGATTATGAGATCATCATCCGAGAGAAGAAGGATTTAGAAGAACGTGTACAGCAGCTCGAAGAACGACTTGGACATTTCAATAATATTGAAACGACTTTGAATAAGTCGATCCTTGTAGCGCAGGAAACTGCCGAAGAAGTGAAGGGCAATGCAATGAAAGAGTCTAAGCTGATCATCAAAGAAGCTGAGAAGAATGCTGACCGTATCATCAATGAGTCCCTCACAAAGTCACGCCAGATTGCTTTGGAAGTCGAGGACCTTAAAAAACAGGCAAAAGTATTCCGTACACGCTTGAAGATGCTGGTGGAAGCACAGCTTGAGATGATTGAAACGGATGATTGGGATGGTTTATTCGCCACAGAGGTAGCGTATGAGCCTGAGGAAGAGAAGGCGGAATAAAGTCCGCTTGACGTTTTTCGCAAACTTACATATAATTTTACTATTATTAGCAAACAACATGACCATGATATAAAGACTGTGATCGGGACAGTAGGAAGTCCATACCGCTTTCAAAGCGAGCCAGGGAAGGTGAGAGCCTGGTACGGTATCTCTTTCGAACATCACCCGCTAGTTTCCATTCGAACCGCAAGCAGTAGAAATGGACGTCTCATTCACGTTACGAATTCGAGTGGATAGACGATACTAGTCTGTCTATAAGGGTGGTACCGCGAGTCTCTCTCGTCCCTTCTGGGATGATGAGGGACTCCTTTTTTTGCCCAAAATTATCGGTCATCATAAGGAGGAAAAAACATTGGATTACAAAGAAACACTGCTGATGCCGGAAACGGCTTTCCCGATGCGCGGCAACCTGCCGAACAAAGAACCAAAAATGCAGCAGGACTGGGAAGAACAAAACATCTACAAAAAAGTGCAGGAAAGAACGGAAGGGCGCCCGCTCTTCGTTTTGCATGACGGACCTCCATACGCCAATGGTGACCTTCATATGGGCCATGCGCTTAACAAAGTATTGAAAGACTTTATCGTGCGTTATAAATCGATGTCTGGCTTCCATGCACCATATGTTCCAGGCTGGGATACACACGGACTGCCGATCGAGCAGGCGCTTACGAAAAAGAAAGTCGACCGCAAGAAAATGACGGTTGCGGAATTCCGCCGTCTTTGTGCTGAATATGCGATGCAGCAGATCAATAACCAGCGCACACAGTTCAAGCAACTAGGTGTTCGGGGGGATTGGGATAATCCTTATATCACGCTGACAAAGGATTATGAAGCAGCACAAATCAAAGTGTTCGGCGAAATGGCTGAACGCGGCTATATCTATAAAGGTATGAAGCCAGTATACTGGTCTCCATCTTCTGAATCTGCTTTGGCAGAAGCTGAAATCGAGTACCAAGACAAACGCTCTGCATCTATCTATGTAGCTTTTCAAGTAAGAGATGGTAAGAACTTGTTCCAAGGTGACGAGAAATTCATCATTTGGACAACAACTCCTTGGACATTGCCTGCTAACGTTGCAATCTCGCTTCATCCTGAAGTGACATACGTGGTTGCACAAGTCGGCAGCGAGAAATATGTCGTGGCAGAAGACTTGCTTAGCAGCGTTACAGAAACACTTGAATGGAGCAGTCCTGAAGTACTGAAAACATTCAAAGGAAAAGAAGCAGAGTACGTTACAACACAGCATCCTTTCTATGACCGTGAATCGTTGATCATTCTTGGCGAACATGTTACGACTGACAGCGGTACAGGCTGCGTACACACAGCACCTGGACACGGGGAAGAAGATTTCTTTGCCAGTCAAAAATACAAATTGCCAATCATCAGCCCGCTAGATGACAAAGGAGTATTTACAAGTGAAGCTCCTGGTTTTGAAGGTGTATTCTATGATACGGCAAACAAAGAAATCACAGAACTGCTTGAAGAAAAAGGCGCATTACTGAAACTTGAGTTCTTCACACATTCTTACCCGCATGACTGGCGTACAAAGAAACCTGTCATCTATCGTGCAACAGCGCAATGGTTTGCTTCCATCAAAGCATTCCGTGAGCAGATCATCGAACAAATCAAGGAAGTGGAATGGTTCCCGAAATGGGGCGAAACACGCCTTTATAACATGTTCCGTGATCGTGAAGACTGGTGTATTTCCCGTCAGCGTGCATGGGGTGTTCCGATTCCTGTATTCTACGGTGAAAATGGAGAACCTATCATCACAGAAGAAACGATCCAGCATGTTTCCGACCTATTCCTTGAGCACGGCTCTAACATCTGGTTCGAAAGAGAAGCAAAAGACCTATTGCCTGAAGGCTTCACTTCCGAGCATAGCCCGAACGGCATCTTCACGAAAGAAACAGATATCATGGACGTGTGGTTCGACTCTGGTTCTTCACACCAAGGTGTGTTAGTGAACCGTCCGGAATTACAGCGTCCAGCTGACCTTTACTTGGAAGGCTCCGATCAATATCGCGGCTGGTTCAACTCTTCCTTGACAACTGCTGTTGCTGTAACAGGCAAAGCACCGTACAAAGCAGTTCTAAGCCACGGATTTGCATTGGACGGAAAAGGCAAGAAGATGAGTAAATCGCTTGGAAACATCGTTGTACCGGCGAAAATAATGAAGCAGTATGGTGCGGATATCCTCCGTCTATGGGTTGCTTCCGTGGATTATCAATCAGATGTCCGTATCTCTGATGAAATCATCAAACAGACATCCGAAGGCTATCGCAAAATCCGGAATACGTTCCGCTTCTTGCTTGCCAACTTGCATGATTTCGATCCTGCGAAGGACAGTGTAGCGCATGCTGATATGGTGGAAGTGGATCGTTATATGCTTGCGAAGCTTTCTGACTTGACGAAGCACGTACGCGCGAGCTACGACAAATACGAATTTGCGGATGTATATTCTGCAATCCTTAGCTTCTGTTCTGTAGAACTTAGTGCGTTCTACCTTGATTTCGGTAAAGATATCCTTTATATCGAGGCTGCTGATCATCCAGCACGCCGCAGCATCCAGACTGCCTATTACGAAATCGTAAAAGCGCTTCTGCAAATGCTTGCACCGATTCTTGCACATACAACAGAGGAAGCTTGGAGCTATATTCCTGGTGAAAAAGCAGAAAGCGTCCAGTTGACTGACTTCCCAGAAGCTGCAGTAATTGCAGATCATGATGAGCTATTGACAAAATGGGATCATTTCATGAAAGTACGTGATGATGTTCTGAAAGCTTTGGAAATCGCCCGAAGTGAGAAAGTCATTGGTAAATCACTCGAATCTAAATTAACGATTGTTGCAAAAGACGATGCAACGAAACAGCTTCTTCAAGGCATTGATAATTTGCATCAATTGCTTATTGTATCTGAGGCTGATGTAGTGGATGCAGATGCAGATGCTGCTGATTATGAACATGTGGCTGTTCGTGTGGAAAAACATCCGGCAGACCGATGCGAACGCTGCTGGGTTGCTTCTGACACAGTTGGGCAGGATGAGAAGCATCCTGAGCTATGTTCGCGCTGTGCAAGTATCGTGGAAGCACACTATCACGCGTAAGGAGAGAAAGCTTCGCTTTAAGGCGAAGCTTTCTTTTTATCTGGACAATCTTTTTAGCCGCATCTATGGTAAAATGCAAGGTAGATTGTATTTGAACGGAGGAAAAGAAGTCCATGTATTTTGTCATTGCGATTATTCTGATCATCATTGATCAGCTAACAAAATTGGCAGTAGTGAAGAATATGACGGAAGGAGAGTCAATTCCGATCATCGATAATTTCCTGTACCTGTCTTCTCATCGTAACAGAGGAGCAGCCTGGGGGATATTGGAAGGTCATTTTTGGTTCTTCTATCTTGTAACAGCGATTGTTATTGTCATAGTCAGCTACTATATTGTGAAATATAGCAAGGAAAGCAAATTGATGGGTGCCGGTCTTTCGCTTGTACTTGGCGGAGCCATCGGCAACTTCATCGATCGGCTGTTTCGTAAGGAGGTCGTCGATTTCGTCGATACACGATTCGGTGACTATCATTATCCAATCTTCAACGTGGCGGATTC
Coding sequences within it:
- a CDS encoding RNA-binding protein, with amino-acid sequence MSIYQHYREEERPFIDQILSWMEQVERQYQPRVTDFLDPREQLIFRQLLGGQTELQWAFSGGTEKAERKRGIIAPLYDSITPEDFSIELLEAAYPDKFVTLEHRDVMGSFLSLGIDRKKLGDISVREGIIQLFTTSDIATYIRANLVEVKRAKVSWQSVDPKRFRPEEVEWVTSETTVSSLRLDAIVKELYRMSRQQAAERIQKGLVKVNFKTVEDVSFQLAEGDLISLRGMGRGKLAEVKGTTKKDKQRIALEKLK
- a CDS encoding DivIVA domain-containing protein, with the protein product MPLTPLDIHNKEFARGFRGYDEDDVNDFLDRVIKDYEIIIREKKDLEERVQQLEERLGHFNNIETTLNKSILVAQETAEEVKGNAMKESKLIIKEAEKNADRIINESLTKSRQIALEVEDLKKQAKVFRTRLKMLVEAQLEMIETDDWDGLFATEVAYEPEEEKAE
- the ileS gene encoding isoleucine--tRNA ligase — protein: MDYKETLLMPETAFPMRGNLPNKEPKMQQDWEEQNIYKKVQERTEGRPLFVLHDGPPYANGDLHMGHALNKVLKDFIVRYKSMSGFHAPYVPGWDTHGLPIEQALTKKKVDRKKMTVAEFRRLCAEYAMQQINNQRTQFKQLGVRGDWDNPYITLTKDYEAAQIKVFGEMAERGYIYKGMKPVYWSPSSESALAEAEIEYQDKRSASIYVAFQVRDGKNLFQGDEKFIIWTTTPWTLPANVAISLHPEVTYVVAQVGSEKYVVAEDLLSSVTETLEWSSPEVLKTFKGKEAEYVTTQHPFYDRESLIILGEHVTTDSGTGCVHTAPGHGEEDFFASQKYKLPIISPLDDKGVFTSEAPGFEGVFYDTANKEITELLEEKGALLKLEFFTHSYPHDWRTKKPVIYRATAQWFASIKAFREQIIEQIKEVEWFPKWGETRLYNMFRDREDWCISRQRAWGVPIPVFYGENGEPIITEETIQHVSDLFLEHGSNIWFEREAKDLLPEGFTSEHSPNGIFTKETDIMDVWFDSGSSHQGVLVNRPELQRPADLYLEGSDQYRGWFNSSLTTAVAVTGKAPYKAVLSHGFALDGKGKKMSKSLGNIVVPAKIMKQYGADILRLWVASVDYQSDVRISDEIIKQTSEGYRKIRNTFRFLLANLHDFDPAKDSVAHADMVEVDRYMLAKLSDLTKHVRASYDKYEFADVYSAILSFCSVELSAFYLDFGKDILYIEAADHPARRSIQTAYYEIVKALLQMLAPILAHTTEEAWSYIPGEKAESVQLTDFPEAAVIADHDELLTKWDHFMKVRDDVLKALEIARSEKVIGKSLESKLTIVAKDDATKQLLQGIDNLHQLLIVSEADVVDADADAADYEHVAVRVEKHPADRCERCWVASDTVGQDEKHPELCSRCASIVEAHYHA
- the lspA gene encoding signal peptidase II — encoded protein: MYFVIAIILIIIDQLTKLAVVKNMTEGESIPIIDNFLYLSSHRNRGAAWGILEGHFWFFYLVTAIVIVIVSYYIVKYSKESKLMGAGLSLVLGGAIGNFIDRLFRKEVVDFVDTRFGDYHYPIFNVADSCLVVGVILIIIAMLLDERKKGRKEA